The Archangium lipolyticum genome includes a region encoding these proteins:
- a CDS encoding CBS domain-containing protein, which translates to MLTVEELMTRDLVTLKEDDDVVRGDDLLAEYDIRHLPVVKDGRLVGLVSHRDLIRALARHERAPGTPPQQVRDIMTRSVETLKPRSSVREAIHKMLDHKFGCVPVVEDGDRLVGILTETDLIRLAGKLLDREER; encoded by the coding sequence ATGCTGACCGTCGAGGAACTGATGACGCGGGATCTGGTCACCCTGAAGGAGGACGACGACGTCGTCCGGGGGGATGACCTGCTGGCCGAGTACGACATCCGTCACCTTCCGGTGGTGAAGGACGGGAGGCTCGTGGGGCTGGTGAGCCACCGGGATTTGATTCGCGCGCTGGCCCGGCATGAGCGGGCACCGGGAACGCCGCCCCAGCAGGTGCGGGACATCATGACGCGCTCGGTGGAGACGCTGAAGCCGCGGAGCTCGGTGCGCGAGGCCATCCACAAGATGCTGGACCACAAGTTCGGGTGCGTGCCGGTGGTGGAGGATGGAGACCGGCTGGTGGGCATCCTCACGGAGACGGACCTCATCCGGCTCGCCGGGAAGCTGTTGGATCGGGAAGAGCGGTAG